The following are from one region of the Microbacterium paraoxydans genome:
- a CDS encoding YHS domain-containing protein → MSDSPAGSCCSVPRQSGVSAEGRTDLLAVPAEGMAECPVMAGTPVVIATAEAAGLYRDHEGTRYYFCCAGCGPAFDADPAKYTRAA, encoded by the coding sequence ATGTCCGATTCCCCCGCAGGATCCTGCTGCAGCGTCCCGCGCCAGAGCGGCGTCTCCGCCGAAGGGCGCACCGACCTGCTCGCCGTGCCGGCCGAGGGCATGGCCGAATGCCCGGTGATGGCCGGAACGCCCGTGGTGATCGCGACCGCCGAGGCAGCGGGCCTGTATCGCGACCACGAGGGCACCCGCTACTACTTCTGCTGCGCGGGCTGCGGGCCGGCGTTCGACGCTGATCCCGCGAAGTACACCAGGGCGGCCTGA
- a CDS encoding formylglycine-generating enzyme family protein, whose translation MIEVPGGTLLMGSDEFYPEEGPVHERRVKAFALDQHPVTNRQYAAFVEDTGYITIAERPMDPADYPGVHPDDLVPGAMVFTPTRGPVDLRDWRQWWRWEPGASWRQPFGPASSIDDRLDHPVVQVAYPDAVAYASWAGRRLPTEAEWEWAARGGLVGARFAWGEETKPGGTLMADTWQGAFPYRNDGADGWIGTAPVASFPVNGYGLHDMIGNVWEWTADYWTHRHVPPGAVGVEAGHRASLLSSEPGSPIPRRVLKGGSHLCAPEYCLRYRPAARSAQAEDTAMTHIGFRCAL comes from the coding sequence ATGATCGAGGTCCCCGGCGGAACGCTCCTCATGGGGTCGGACGAGTTCTACCCGGAGGAAGGCCCCGTCCACGAACGGCGTGTGAAAGCGTTCGCGCTCGATCAGCACCCCGTGACGAACCGCCAGTACGCCGCGTTCGTCGAGGACACCGGCTACATCACGATCGCCGAGCGGCCGATGGACCCCGCCGACTACCCCGGCGTGCATCCGGACGACCTCGTCCCCGGCGCCATGGTGTTCACGCCGACCCGAGGCCCCGTCGACCTGCGCGACTGGCGGCAGTGGTGGCGGTGGGAGCCCGGTGCGTCGTGGCGCCAGCCGTTCGGACCGGCCTCGTCGATCGACGACCGCCTCGATCATCCGGTCGTGCAGGTCGCGTACCCCGATGCCGTCGCCTACGCTTCGTGGGCGGGCCGGCGCCTTCCCACCGAGGCGGAGTGGGAATGGGCGGCGCGCGGTGGCCTCGTCGGCGCCCGCTTCGCCTGGGGGGAGGAGACAAAGCCGGGCGGCACCCTCATGGCGGACACGTGGCAGGGCGCCTTCCCGTACCGGAACGACGGTGCCGACGGGTGGATCGGCACCGCTCCGGTGGCCTCGTTCCCCGTCAACGGCTACGGCCTGCACGACATGATCGGCAACGTGTGGGAGTGGACGGCGGACTACTGGACGCACCGGCACGTGCCGCCGGGAGCCGTGGGCGTGGAGGCGGGGCATCGAGCGAGCCTGCTGTCCTCCGAACCCGGGTCGCCCATCCCGCGCCGCGTTCTCAAGGGGGGATCGCACCTGTGCGCTCCGGAGTACTGCCTCCGCTACCGCCCCGCGGCGCGATCGGCGCAGGCGGAGGACACCGCCATGACCCACATCGGCTTCCGCTGCGCCCTCTGA
- a CDS encoding HAD family hydrolase, translated as MDSSPLSSWRDTGTRRTIEAFVAAVTEGPDPVPVDERIAVFDNDGTLWSEKPMPTQLHYVVERWREEATRDPSLADRQPYRAAVTGDLAWLGTAIDKHYAGDDSDLGVIIHALLGLTDGVSVEDYARSVTEFYRTAQHPLLGRSYAESVYRPMVELLRYLESHGFTCYIVSGGERDFMRPMTQANYGIPPERVIGSALGLAYDEKDASVRYSSALAFFDDGPEKPVRIWSRIGRRPLLAAGNSNGDMPMLDFAHGGPRPGLALLIHHDDADRDDTPYDTGAEQALHAAADRGYTVVSVRDDWASLFPDPV; from the coding sequence ATGGACTCCTCACCTCTGTCTTCCTGGCGCGACACCGGCACGCGGCGCACGATCGAGGCGTTCGTCGCCGCCGTGACGGAGGGCCCCGACCCCGTCCCCGTCGACGAACGCATCGCCGTGTTCGACAACGACGGCACTCTCTGGTCGGAGAAGCCCATGCCCACCCAGCTGCACTACGTCGTCGAGCGCTGGCGCGAGGAGGCGACCCGTGACCCCTCCCTGGCCGACCGGCAGCCCTACCGCGCCGCGGTCACCGGTGACCTCGCCTGGCTCGGCACCGCGATCGACAAGCACTACGCCGGCGACGACTCCGACCTCGGCGTCATCATCCACGCGCTCCTGGGGCTGACCGACGGGGTGAGCGTGGAGGACTACGCCCGTTCGGTCACGGAGTTCTACCGCACCGCGCAGCACCCGCTCCTCGGTCGCTCTTACGCCGAATCGGTGTACCGCCCGATGGTCGAGCTGCTGCGGTATCTCGAGAGCCACGGCTTCACCTGCTACATCGTGTCGGGCGGCGAGCGCGACTTCATGCGACCGATGACCCAGGCGAACTACGGCATCCCTCCCGAGCGCGTGATCGGCTCGGCGCTCGGACTCGCCTACGACGAGAAGGATGCCAGCGTCCGCTACTCCTCCGCCCTCGCCTTCTTCGACGACGGGCCGGAGAAGCCGGTGCGGATCTGGAGTCGGATCGGCCGGCGCCCGCTCCTGGCGGCCGGCAACTCGAACGGCGACATGCCGATGCTCGACTTCGCGCACGGCGGCCCTCGGCCCGGACTCGCACTGCTGATCCATCACGACGACGCCGACCGCGACGACACGCCCTACGACACGGGAGCGGAGCAGGCCCTCCACGCAGCCGCCGACCGCGGGTACACCGTGGTGAGCGTCCGCGACGACTGGGCGTCCCTGTTCCCCGACCCCGTCTGA
- a CDS encoding arylsulfatase, translating into MSEFNADFSGEITLDVRDSRPDWSPYELRKAPDGAPNVLVVLYDDTGLASWSPYGGRIAMPTMDRLAAGGLTYTQWHTTSLCSPTRSTMLTGRNHHVNRAGVIMEGTNGFPGFAGRLPAECATIGQVLQENGYSTFWLGKDHNVPEEDIAPGGSRSMWPLQLGFDRFYGFLGGETNNWYPDLVEDNHFIEQPYSPEEGYHLSKDLADQALAMIRNQQASNPSKPWYMWFCPGANHAPHHAPQEYIDKYKGAFDDGYDAYREWVLARMIEKGVLPEGTQMTPFNPLPDEAANPADYVRPWAELNDDERRLFARMAEVFAGFSEYTDAQVGRIVDYLEETGQLDNTIIFYCADNGASGEGSPDGSVNENKFFNGYPDDLAENLAMIDTLGSADTYNHYPTGWAAAFSTPFQMFKRYSQYSGGTCDPMVVHWPKGIAAKGELRHQYHHSVDVVATVLDVIGIAMPETYRGVPQRPLDGVSMKSSFDAAPDGPTQKSVQYYSMLGTRGIWKDGWKAAAVHAPLSGKGHFDDDVWELYHVDEDRSESNDLAGTHPEKLQELIAAWFTEAEANFALPLDDRSARDLLNVERPQAEPPRGRYVYFPGTAAVPESVAVNVRGRSYKIIADAVLDEGAEGVIFAHGSRFGGHSLFLKDNRLVYVYNFLGIPPEQSFTSEELTPGPHTLGVEFVREGAGEHGESVGTTTLYVDDRAVASGPMRAQVGKFTLCGDGLCVGWDSADPVSAQYRNPFPFTGGKLLGVAVDVSTEQYLDMELEAAAMLSRE; encoded by the coding sequence ATGTCGGAATTCAACGCAGACTTCTCGGGCGAGATCACGCTGGACGTCCGCGACTCCCGTCCCGACTGGTCGCCGTACGAGCTGCGGAAGGCACCGGACGGCGCGCCGAACGTCCTCGTGGTGCTGTACGACGACACCGGGCTCGCCTCCTGGTCGCCGTACGGCGGCCGCATCGCGATGCCGACGATGGATCGTCTGGCCGCCGGGGGTCTCACCTACACGCAGTGGCACACCACGTCGCTGTGCTCCCCGACGCGGTCCACCATGCTCACGGGGCGCAACCACCACGTCAACCGCGCCGGCGTCATCATGGAGGGCACGAACGGCTTCCCCGGCTTCGCGGGGCGGCTCCCCGCGGAGTGCGCCACGATCGGGCAGGTGCTGCAGGAGAACGGGTACAGCACGTTCTGGCTCGGCAAAGACCACAACGTCCCGGAGGAGGACATCGCGCCGGGGGGCAGCCGCTCGATGTGGCCGCTGCAGCTCGGGTTCGACCGCTTCTACGGTTTCCTCGGGGGTGAGACCAACAACTGGTACCCCGACCTCGTGGAGGACAACCACTTCATCGAGCAGCCGTACAGCCCGGAGGAGGGATACCACCTGTCGAAGGACCTCGCCGACCAGGCACTTGCGATGATCCGGAACCAGCAGGCCTCGAACCCCTCGAAGCCGTGGTACATGTGGTTCTGCCCGGGCGCGAACCACGCCCCGCACCACGCGCCGCAGGAGTACATCGACAAGTACAAGGGGGCGTTCGACGACGGTTACGACGCGTATCGCGAGTGGGTGCTCGCCCGCATGATCGAGAAGGGCGTGCTGCCGGAGGGCACGCAGATGACGCCGTTCAACCCGTTGCCGGACGAGGCGGCGAACCCGGCCGACTACGTGCGCCCGTGGGCGGAGCTGAACGACGACGAACGGAGGCTGTTCGCGCGGATGGCCGAGGTCTTCGCCGGCTTCTCCGAGTACACCGATGCGCAGGTCGGTCGGATCGTGGACTATCTGGAGGAGACAGGCCAGCTGGACAACACGATCATCTTCTACTGCGCCGACAACGGCGCTTCGGGGGAGGGATCGCCGGACGGCTCCGTGAACGAGAACAAGTTCTTCAACGGGTACCCCGACGATCTTGCCGAGAACCTCGCGATGATCGACACGCTCGGCTCGGCCGACACCTACAACCACTATCCGACCGGGTGGGCGGCCGCGTTCTCCACGCCGTTCCAGATGTTCAAGCGCTACTCCCAGTACTCCGGGGGCACCTGCGACCCGATGGTCGTCCACTGGCCGAAGGGGATCGCGGCGAAGGGCGAGCTGCGCCACCAGTACCACCACTCGGTGGACGTCGTGGCGACGGTGCTCGACGTGATCGGCATCGCGATGCCGGAGACGTACCGCGGGGTGCCGCAGCGACCGCTCGACGGCGTCTCGATGAAGTCGTCCTTCGACGCGGCGCCGGACGGACCGACGCAGAAGAGCGTGCAGTACTACTCGATGCTCGGCACCAGGGGCATCTGGAAGGATGGCTGGAAAGCCGCGGCCGTGCACGCGCCGCTGAGCGGCAAGGGCCACTTCGACGACGACGTGTGGGAGCTGTACCACGTGGACGAGGACCGCTCCGAGTCGAACGACCTCGCCGGGACGCACCCGGAGAAGCTGCAGGAGCTCATCGCTGCGTGGTTCACAGAGGCGGAGGCGAACTTCGCCCTTCCGCTCGACGACCGCTCGGCCCGTGACCTGCTGAACGTCGAGCGTCCGCAGGCGGAGCCGCCGCGGGGACGGTATGTGTACTTCCCCGGCACCGCGGCGGTGCCGGAGAGCGTCGCGGTGAACGTCCGAGGGCGCTCCTACAAGATCATCGCCGATGCCGTCCTCGACGAGGGCGCCGAGGGTGTGATCTTCGCGCACGGTTCCCGCTTCGGCGGGCATTCGCTGTTCCTCAAGGACAACAGACTGGTCTACGTGTACAACTTCCTCGGCATCCCGCCGGAGCAGTCGTTCACCTCGGAGGAGCTCACTCCCGGCCCGCACACTCTTGGTGTGGAGTTCGTGCGCGAGGGAGCGGGGGAGCACGGCGAGTCCGTAGGCACGACCACGCTGTACGTCGATGATCGTGCGGTGGCGTCCGGTCCGATGCGGGCGCAGGTCGGGAAGTTCACGCTCTGCGGCGACGGACTCTGCGTCGGGTGGGACAGCGCCGACCCGGTCAGCGCGCAGTACCGCAATCCGTTCCCGTTCACCGGCGGCAAGCTCCTGGGCGTGGCGGTGGACGTGAGCACGGAGCAGTATCTCGATATGGAGCTTGAGGCGGCCGCGATGCTGTCGCGCGAGTGA
- a CDS encoding heavy-metal-associated domain-containing protein → MSTSEYQVTGMTCGHCEMAIRGEVSRIPGIEGIDVSAQSGKLVVRSSAPVDDAAVLAAVDEAGYQAVRS, encoded by the coding sequence ATGAGCACGAGCGAGTACCAGGTCACCGGAATGACGTGCGGCCACTGCGAGATGGCGATCCGCGGCGAGGTGTCGCGCATCCCCGGTATCGAGGGTATCGATGTGAGCGCACAGAGCGGGAAGCTCGTGGTGCGCAGCTCCGCCCCCGTCGACGACGCGGCCGTGCTGGCCGCCGTGGACGAGGCGGGCTACCAGGCGGTCCGGTCCTGA
- a CDS encoding heavy metal translocating P-type ATPase, whose protein sequence is MDTPPATSVELEIGGMTCASCAMRIEKKLNRLDGVTATVNYATEKASVTVPAGIDTALLIAEVEKTGYTAVVPVPPAPAGAESDGEEPDPELTALRHRLIASVVLTVPVIAMAMIPALQFTYWQWLSLALAGPVIVWAAWPFHKAAWINLRHGAATMDTLISMGTIAALLWSLYALFFGTAGMPGMTHPFEFTVAPSDGAGNIYLEVGAGVTTFILAGRYFEKRSKRQAGAALRALLELGAKEVAVLRQGVETRIPTSELRVGDEFVVRPGEKIATDGVVVSGTSAVDASMLTGESVPVEVGPGDAVTGATVNAGGRLVVRATRIGADTQLAQMARLVEEAQTGKAEVQRLADRISGIFVPIVIVIALGTLGVWLAAGFPASAAFTAAVAVLIIACPCALGLATPTALLVGTGRGAQMGILIKGPEVLESTRKVDTVVLDKTGTVTSGRMTLTAVHTDDGVQREELLRLAGALEDASEHPIAQAVAAAATRELGALPSVEEFANVEGRGVQGIVDGHAVVVGRASLLADWSQHLSAGLAAVKAEAEAQGKTAIAVGWDGRARGVLVVADTVKSTSAEAVAQLRALGLTPVLLTGDNRAVAGQIAREVGITEVIAEVLPQDKVDVVRRLQGEGKVVAMVGDGVNDAAALAQADLGLAMGTGTDAAIEASDITLVRGDLRSAADAIRLSRRTLGTIKGNLFWAFAYNVAAIPLAALGLLNPMLAGAAMAFSSVFVVGNSLRLRSFRSRAVDTP, encoded by the coding sequence ATGGACACCCCGCCCGCGACCAGCGTGGAGCTGGAGATCGGCGGCATGACCTGCGCGTCGTGCGCGATGCGGATCGAGAAGAAGCTCAATCGTCTCGACGGCGTCACCGCCACCGTGAACTACGCGACCGAGAAGGCGAGCGTCACGGTGCCCGCGGGCATCGACACCGCCCTGCTCATCGCCGAGGTCGAGAAGACCGGATACACCGCCGTCGTCCCCGTGCCTCCCGCTCCCGCGGGTGCGGAGTCCGACGGCGAGGAGCCGGATCCGGAGCTCACGGCGTTGCGTCACCGGCTGATCGCGTCCGTCGTGCTCACCGTCCCGGTCATCGCGATGGCGATGATCCCGGCGCTCCAGTTCACGTACTGGCAGTGGCTGTCGCTCGCGCTCGCGGGTCCCGTGATCGTGTGGGCGGCGTGGCCGTTCCACAAGGCGGCGTGGATCAACCTCCGGCACGGTGCGGCCACGATGGACACGCTCATCTCGATGGGCACGATCGCCGCTCTGCTGTGGTCGTTGTACGCGCTGTTCTTCGGTACCGCCGGAATGCCCGGCATGACGCACCCCTTCGAGTTCACCGTCGCACCCAGTGACGGTGCCGGGAACATCTACCTCGAGGTCGGGGCGGGGGTGACCACGTTCATCCTCGCCGGGCGCTACTTCGAGAAGCGTTCCAAGCGGCAGGCCGGTGCGGCGCTCCGGGCGCTGCTGGAGCTCGGAGCGAAGGAGGTCGCGGTACTCCGGCAGGGCGTCGAGACCCGGATCCCGACGAGCGAGCTCCGGGTCGGGGACGAGTTCGTCGTGCGCCCGGGGGAGAAGATCGCCACCGACGGCGTGGTGGTCAGCGGCACGTCCGCGGTCGATGCCTCGATGCTGACCGGCGAGTCGGTGCCCGTGGAGGTCGGTCCCGGCGATGCCGTCACCGGCGCCACGGTGAACGCCGGAGGACGCCTGGTGGTGCGTGCGACCCGCATCGGCGCAGACACCCAGCTCGCCCAGATGGCGCGGCTCGTGGAGGAGGCGCAGACCGGGAAGGCCGAGGTGCAGCGCCTCGCGGACCGCATCTCCGGAATCTTCGTGCCGATCGTGATCGTGATCGCCCTCGGCACGCTGGGAGTGTGGCTGGCAGCCGGGTTCCCGGCGTCCGCCGCCTTCACCGCCGCGGTCGCGGTGCTCATCATCGCGTGCCCCTGCGCACTGGGCCTGGCCACGCCGACCGCCCTCCTCGTCGGCACCGGTCGCGGTGCCCAGATGGGCATCCTCATCAAGGGGCCCGAGGTGCTGGAGTCGACCCGGAAGGTCGACACGGTCGTGCTCGACAAGACGGGCACCGTCACCTCCGGTCGCATGACGCTGACGGCGGTGCACACCGACGACGGCGTGCAGCGCGAGGAGCTGCTGCGGCTCGCCGGTGCCCTCGAGGACGCTTCCGAGCACCCCATCGCGCAGGCAGTGGCGGCCGCGGCCACCCGGGAGCTCGGCGCCCTGCCGAGCGTCGAGGAGTTCGCGAACGTCGAGGGCAGGGGCGTCCAGGGCATCGTCGACGGCCACGCCGTCGTCGTGGGACGCGCCTCGTTGCTCGCCGACTGGTCGCAGCACCTGTCCGCGGGGCTGGCTGCGGTCAAGGCCGAGGCGGAGGCCCAGGGCAAGACTGCGATCGCGGTGGGCTGGGACGGTCGTGCCCGCGGGGTGCTCGTCGTCGCCGACACGGTCAAGTCCACGAGCGCGGAGGCGGTGGCGCAGCTCCGGGCGCTGGGACTGACGCCTGTCCTGCTCACGGGAGACAACCGTGCGGTGGCCGGGCAGATCGCCCGCGAGGTGGGGATCACCGAGGTGATCGCCGAGGTGCTGCCCCAGGACAAGGTCGACGTGGTGCGCCGGCTCCAGGGCGAAGGAAAGGTCGTCGCGATGGTGGGAGACGGCGTGAACGACGCCGCGGCCCTCGCCCAGGCGGACCTCGGGCTGGCGATGGGGACCGGGACCGACGCGGCGATCGAGGCCAGCGACATCACGCTCGTCCGCGGCGACCTCCGCAGCGCGGCCGACGCGATCCGCCTGTCCCGCCGCACGCTCGGCACGATCAAGGGCAACCTGTTCTGGGCGTTCGCCTACAACGTCGCAGCCATCCCGCTCGCGGCGCTCGGTCTGCTCAACCCCATGCTCGCCGGTGCGGCGATGGCGTTCTCCAGCGTCTTCGTCGTCGGCAACAGCCTCCGCCTGCGGTCCTTCCGCAGCAGGGCGGTGGACACCCCGTGA